A genomic segment from Antedon mediterranea chromosome 6, ecAntMedi1.1, whole genome shotgun sequence encodes:
- the LOC140050933 gene encoding P2X purinoceptor 7-like: protein MGLPQNLHLRQGRDWCGCGNCVVEEMWENRYCCQEVEKIMDKNKENEHNGCITTHPWFQAAILNPATLQIAYWQYASQYDELVVEGRKERKYRYTAYRQFVRWCWRYLGRDRRVPITSCVINKIREAFPDPEQNIQDLHILDWMKTSLVYFMN, encoded by the exons ATGGGCCTACCACAAAATCTTCATTTGAGACAAGGACGAGATTG GTGTGGGTGTGGAAACTGTGTTGTAGAGGAGATGTGGGAAAATAGATATTGTTGTCAAGAA gtAGAGAAAATAATGGATAAAAATAAGGAAAATGAACATAATGGATGTATCACCACCCATCCCTGGTTCCAAGCTGCCATTCTTAATCCGGCAACCCTCCAAATTGCGTATTGGCAGTATGCATCTCAATATGATGAACTCGTTGTGGAAGGAAGAAAAGAAAG GAAATACAGGTATACAGCGTATCGACAGTTTGTGCGTTGGTGTTGGAGGTATCTTGGGCGAGACAGGCGTGTCCCAATTACATCctgtgtaataaataaaatcagagAAGCTTTTCCTGACCCTGAACAAAATATACAGGATTTACATATCCTCGATTGGATGAAGActagtttagtttattttatgaattaa